The genomic segment CGAAGTGGCGCCAAGATCAAGCGGGCTATCGATCCGAGCGCAGTTTGGCCATCAGCCAATCGACCGACAGCGGCAGGTTGCGCGCTACCTCGCCAATGGCGCCGATGCTCGGCAGGCGGTTGCCATCGACGAAGATTTCCAGCGCCCCGGCATTGCCGGTGGTCAGCACGATGTCGTCGCGCGGCGGCGCCAGAAATTTGTCGCCCTGGCGCAGCACCCGCGTGAGCAAGAGATCTCCTGTCTCGGTCGTCACCTGGACCCAGGCGTCGGCGCGGGCCTGCACCACGACACGGGCATTCCAGTTGCCGGCACCGAAAATCTGTGGCACGCGGCCGGCGCCGGTCGGCTGCGTGGCCGTGACGGCACTGGCCGCCGCGCCGGCCGAGGCGCTTTGCGGCGCGGTTTGTGCCCTGTTTTGCGGCACTGCCGGCGGCGGACTGGGCGGTGCCGGCTCGACGTCCGCCGTCTGCTCTGGGGCGACGGCTGGCGGCGGACTGGGCGGTGCCGGCTCGACGACCGCCGTCCGCTCTGGGGCGACGGTTGGCGCCGGGCTGGGCGGTGCCGGCTCGACCATCGCCGCGGCTTGCTCGGCGGCGGCCGGCGCTTGGGTAACGGCGGCCGGCAGGGCCAGGGCCGACCCTGGCCGGCTGGGCAGGGGGTAGGCCACCACGTCCACCGGCACCGAAGCGGGCGACGGCCCCTGCAGGGCCTGACCAGCGTCGGGGTTCAGCAGACGGCGGCTGATGCCGTCCGGGGTTTGGCTGGCGCGAACGCTCGGCGCCGGCACTTCGGTCTCGGTCTCGGTCCGAGCCTGGGTCTCCGGCTGGGGTTCCGGTTGCTCGACAACCGCCATCGGCGGGGACAGGGCGGGCGCCGGCGCCACTTCGGGCTCGGGCTCGGCCGCCGCTTGGTTCACGGGCTGGGCCTGGGCCTCGG from the Alphaproteobacteria bacterium genome contains:
- a CDS encoding DUF4115 domain-containing protein, producing the protein MSDRQSTERKADRAAIRRRLHLREVSAEFEDAAYDGIGADLRATRVRNGLDLVGVARALRIRLEYLLALEEGRFAELPGSVYAVGFVRTYAEHLGIDGEAAVDAYKAETSGQRAETRLLFPTPEPENRMPKGWLIGLSLALFALVYAGWYYAENKDQFVIEPVAQVPQRLATPEATETPPQPAVRNEVTEPAAAAPAEQAAAAAAPVAAATAEPEPAPEPGAQAEAEPQAEPEAQAQPVNQAAAEPEPEVAPAPALSPPMAVVEQPEPQPETQARTETETEVPAPSVRASQTPDGISRRLLNPDAGQALQGPSPASVPVDVVAYPLPSRPGSALALPAAVTQAPAAAEQAAAMVEPAPPSPAPTVAPERTAVVEPAPPSPPPAVAPEQTADVEPAPPSPPPAVPQNRAQTAPQSASAGAAASAVTATQPTGAGRVPQIFGAGNWNARVVVQARADAWVQVTTETGDLLLTRVLRQGDKFLAPPRDDIVLTTGNAGALEIFVDGNRLPSIGAIGEVARNLPLSVDWLMAKLRSDR